One Diadema setosum chromosome 8, eeDiaSeto1, whole genome shotgun sequence genomic window carries:
- the LOC140232024 gene encoding LOW QUALITY PROTEIN: membrane protein BRI3-like (The sequence of the model RefSeq protein was modified relative to this genomic sequence to represent the inferred CDS: inserted 3 bases in 2 codons; deleted 2 bases in 1 codon), with product MIHIQMXECQLFMVVPVTLCSDTQTADFSSALLSYYIKLILSVTSVSEIYRFTGLFKVLNGGFALKLSRQIPGNRTXKMSSSSVPTLNAGTVGKPPPYAPLKDEPPPSYGSIAVDSRGYPIVGQPQRGYPQPPNGPQYYPVPPQPVAAQQVTTTTYSTQVVVVGGCPACRVGILEDDFTLLGVCCAILFFPFGILCCLAMRQRRCPNCGAVFG from the exons ATGATACACATTCAAAT CGAATGTCAGCTTTTCATGGTTGTTCCAGTGACATTATGTTCCGATACACAGACTGCTGACTTTTCTTCTGCACTTCTCAGCTACTATATTAAATTAATTTTGTCTGTCACA TCCGTATCGGAGATTTACAG GTTTACAGGTCTGTTCAAAGTGCTGAATGGGGGTTTCGCATTAAAGCTGAGTAGACAGATACCCGGTAATCGGA ACAAGATGTCTTCTTCGTCAGTACCAACTTTGAATGCAGGAACAGTGGGGAAACCACCACCCTACGCCCCGTTAAAGGATGAGCCTCCTCCGTCATATGGCTCAATAGCTGTGGATT CTCGAGGATATCCCATAGTAGGTCAGCCTCAGCGCGGCTACCCACAGCCCCCGAACGGTCCCCAGTACTACCCGGTCCCGCCGCAACCGGTGGCGGCCCAGCAGGTGACGACGACGACGTACTCCACCCAGGTCGTGGTGGTGGGCGGTTGCCCCGCCTGCCGCGTGGGCATTCTGGAGGACGATTTCACACTGCTAGGTGTCTGCTGCGCGATCCTGTTCTTCCCCTTCGGCATACTCTGCTGCCTGGCAATGAGGCAGAGGAGATGTCCGAATTGCGGTGCCGTCTTTGGATAA